One stretch of Tenacibaculum sp. MAR_2010_89 DNA includes these proteins:
- the msrA gene encoding peptide-methionine (S)-S-oxide reductase MsrA: MKGLKLVVAFLVLAVFFSFKEKAPKKVIKETQKLEVAYFASGCFWCVEAVFESVKGVEEAVSGYSGGFTKNPTYQKIGTGRTGHAEAVAVYYNPKKVSFKTLVTVFYGSHNPTTVNGQHPDYGSQYRSIAFYKNQGEKEIIENAIKKLNKEVYNGKIATEVTKFKKFYKAEEYHQNYERLHPENSYVKNVSIPRLNRFKRKFPHLLK; the protein is encoded by the coding sequence ATGAAAGGTTTAAAATTAGTTGTAGCATTTTTAGTATTGGCAGTTTTCTTTAGTTTTAAAGAAAAAGCTCCTAAAAAGGTAATTAAAGAAACTCAAAAATTAGAAGTAGCATATTTTGCTAGTGGTTGTTTTTGGTGTGTTGAGGCAGTATTTGAAAGTGTAAAGGGAGTAGAAGAAGCAGTTTCTGGTTATTCAGGAGGTTTTACTAAAAATCCAACATATCAAAAGATAGGAACAGGTAGAACTGGACATGCAGAAGCGGTGGCTGTTTATTACAATCCTAAAAAAGTAAGTTTTAAAACTTTAGTAACTGTTTTTTATGGTTCTCATAATCCAACAACCGTTAATGGACAACATCCTGATTATGGATCACAGTATAGGTCTATTGCTTTTTATAAAAATCAAGGTGAAAAGGAAATAATAGAAAACGCAATTAAAAAATTAAACAAAGAGGTTTATAATGGTAAAATAGCTACCGAAGTAACAAAATTTAAGAAGTTTTATAAGGCTGAAGAATACCATCAAAATTATGAACGATTACATCCTGAAAATTCTTATGTAAAGAACGTTTCTATACCAAGGTTAAATCGATTTAAAAGAAAATTTCCTCATTTATTAAAATAA
- a CDS encoding DUF2147 domain-containing protein translates to MKKLLLTFILTLIFTNINAQSIFGKWENRDEETNKVDSVIEVYQKDGKAYAKIIEITDQNRQTAVCDKCTGKQKNKAILGMNILSGLKKDGKEWNGGKILDPKNGKEYKCYIKLEDKNKLKIRGYIGFSLLGRTAYWYRKK, encoded by the coding sequence ATGAAAAAATTACTTCTTACTTTTATTTTAACCTTAATATTCACAAACATTAATGCTCAATCTATTTTTGGTAAATGGGAAAATAGAGATGAAGAAACAAACAAGGTAGATAGTGTTATTGAGGTTTATCAAAAAGATGGAAAAGCATATGCTAAAATTATTGAAATTACTGATCAAAACAGGCAAACTGCAGTTTGTGATAAATGTACTGGTAAACAAAAAAACAAAGCTATTTTAGGCATGAATATTTTATCTGGTTTAAAAAAGGATGGAAAAGAATGGAATGGTGGGAAAATTCTAGACCCAAAAAATGGAAAAGAATACAAATGTTACATTAAACTAGAAGATAAAAACAAGCTTAAAATTAGAGGGTACATTGGCTTTTCTTTACTTGGAAGAACCGCTTATTGGTATAGAAAAAAATAA
- a CDS encoding DUF1772 domain-containing protein: MMVVLLLLSSGILGIFLGAQIAEAFLLVPYWKNLKENDFFELHKVYGKKIHHFFAPLTIAAVFVPLITIIVHIFCQTNKNNLLLGVMGFSTIAFFLTYFLYFRKTNKSFSERSIDNKKLQKELIKWGNWHWSRIFFEFIAFTCSLLLLMKN, encoded by the coding sequence ATGATGGTAGTACTTCTATTATTATCTAGTGGAATATTAGGCATCTTTCTAGGAGCTCAAATTGCAGAAGCCTTTCTTTTAGTTCCCTACTGGAAAAATTTGAAAGAAAATGACTTCTTTGAATTACATAAAGTCTATGGTAAAAAAATTCATCATTTTTTTGCTCCATTAACTATCGCAGCAGTATTTGTTCCTTTAATTACTATTATTGTTCATATTTTTTGTCAAACAAATAAAAACAATCTTTTATTAGGAGTAATGGGCTTTTCTACAATAGCTTTTTTTCTAACCTATTTTTTGTATTTTCGAAAAACTAATAAGAGTTTTTCAGAAAGAAGTATAGATAATAAAAAACTTCAAAAAGAGTTAATAAAATGGGGGAATTGGCATTGGAGTAGAATTTTTTTTGAATTCATAGCTTTTACCTGCTCATTACTATTACTAATGAAAAATTAA
- a CDS encoding Crp/Fnr family transcriptional regulator, which produces MNKLKEYINNISYLNENVFRELEKCFTPLQLQKKDFFVREGEYARKIGFLQEGIVRAFFFNEKGKEYNKQFFIGPSIIGAYTSLLLKQPNTIAQQALTDCKILVADYERIEGLYNDFHEIERLGRKIAELYFLEKEKKEIEMALLDADKRYLILRKEFPSLEALIPQYYIASYLGISATQLSRIRKKILQL; this is translated from the coding sequence ATGAATAAACTTAAAGAGTATATAAACAATATTAGTTACCTAAATGAAAATGTATTTCGAGAACTAGAGAAATGTTTTACTCCACTTCAATTACAAAAAAAGGATTTTTTTGTTCGTGAGGGAGAGTATGCTCGTAAAATTGGCTTCTTACAAGAAGGGATTGTACGAGCATTTTTTTTTAATGAAAAAGGAAAAGAATATAATAAACAATTTTTTATTGGGCCTTCTATAATTGGTGCTTACACATCATTACTTCTCAAGCAACCAAATACTATTGCCCAACAAGCATTAACTGATTGCAAGATTCTCGTAGCAGATTATGAAAGAATTGAAGGGTTATACAACGACTTCCATGAAATAGAACGGTTGGGTAGAAAAATAGCGGAACTTTATTTTTTAGAAAAAGAAAAAAAAGAAATAGAAATGGCTCTGCTTGACGCTGATAAGCGATACTTAATTCTAAGAAAAGAATTCCCTTCTCTTGAAGCTTTAATTCCTCAATATTATATTGCTTCATATTTAGGAATATCTGCAACTCAATTAAGTAGGATTAGAAAAAAAATCCTTCAATTGTGA